ATCCGGTGTTAGGCACTGCTACTAAAGCATTAAACGGAGAAGTTGTAAACTTGCCGCTGCTGCCGGAAAATAATTTCTTTCCCGATCTTGAATCTCTGACGGCAGATCAGCGGCAGCGGACTAAATTGCTGTACATCAATTATCCCAATAACCCGACCGGTGCGACAGCCACTAAAGAATTTTATGAAAAAGTGGTACGTTTTGCCCGGGAAAATCAGATTATTGTAGTGGCGGATGCCGCCTACGCCACACTGACTTTTGACGGGGAGAAGCCGCTGAGCTTTCTTGCGGTTGAGGGAGCTAAAGAAGTCGGCGTGGAACTTCATTCTTTGTCCAAATCTTATAATATGACCGGTTGGCGTTTGGCTTTCCTATGCGGCAATGAATTGGTGGTAAAGGGCTTCGCTGCGGTAAAGGACAATAATGATTCCGGGCAGTTTGCCGCTATTCAAAAAGCCGGCATATACTGTCTGGAACATCCCGAAATTACCGAAAAAACTGCGGCGAAATATTCCCGCCGTCATAATATGCTGGTAGCGGCTTTAAACAGCATTGGGTTCTCTGTAAAGAAACCAAAGGGATCTTTTTATTTATATGTTCCCATACCGAAAGGGACAAAATC
This window of the Methylomusa anaerophila genome carries:
- a CDS encoding LL-diaminopimelate aminotransferase, with translation MTLTSFIQNSFAERIGGSKFGQETVLYKFEKIKRAKRAAMGKNPAVEMIDLGVGEPDWMAEPEVAEVLYREAQKPENRGYTDNGLQEFKDAAAKYLEKVYGVAGIDSVTEINHGIGSKPILALLPLAFINPGDIAIMTVPGYPVLGTATKALNGEVVNLPLLPENNFFPDLESLTADQRQRTKLLYINYPNNPTGATATKEFYEKVVRFARENQIIVVADAAYATLTFDGEKPLSFLAVEGAKEVGVELHSLSKSYNMTGWRLAFLCGNELVVKGFAAVKDNNDSGQFAAIQKAGIYCLEHPEITEKTAAKYSRRHNMLVAALNSIGFSVKKPKGSFYLYVPIPKGTKSGHTFVSAEDFSEFLITEKLISSVPWDDAGHYVRLSVTFVAENETDEKRVIAEVKRRLAEMEFVF